Sequence from the Burkholderia stabilis genome:
TCGAGCTGAAAGGCAAGCTCGGCGCCGACCTCGGCGCGCTCGCCGGTGCCGCGTCCCAGTCCGACCACGCGACCGACATCCTCAACGCGCTGCTCGCACTCGGCTACTCCGAAAAGGAAGGCCTCGCCGCGATCAAGAACGTGCCGGCCGGCACCGGGGTATCCGAAGGCATCAAGCTCGCGCTCAAGGCGTTGTCGAAGGCGTAACGCGCGGCCAAACCGGCCGTCGAAACCAGTGTCGCGCGACTGTGCGGCGCTCGCCAGTCGGCCGTTCGGCCAGGTGGGCCGGACAGCGCTGCGCGGTACAATGGCCGCATGATTGAAACCGACAAACTCGCCACCGAGCAGCGGATCATCGCCGCCACGCCCACCTCGTCGCACGAGGAGGTGTTCGAACGCGCGCTGCGGCCACGCCAGCTCGACGACTACGTCGGCCAGGAAAAGGTGCGCGGCCAGCTCGAGATCTTCATCGAAGCCGCCAAGCGTCGCTCCGAGCCGCTCGATCACGTGCTGCTGTTCGGGCCGCCGGGCCTCGGCAAGACGACGCTCGCACACATCATCGCGCGTGAAATGGGCGTGAACCTGCGTCAGACGTCGGGCCCCGTGCTCGAGCGCGCGGGCGATCTCGCCGCGCTGCTGACGAACCTCGAAGCGAACGACGTACTGTTCATCGACGAGATCCACCGGCTGTCGCCGGTCGTCGAGGAAATCCTGTATCCGGCACTCGAGGATTACCAGATCGACATCATGATCGGCGAAGGCCCGGCCGCGCGCAGCGTGAAGCTCGACCTGCAGCCGTTCACGCTCGTCGGCGCGACCACGCGCGCCGGGATGCTGACCAACCCGCTGCGCGACCGTTTCGGGATCGTCGCGCGCCTCGAGTTCTACGACGCCGATCAACTGTCGCGCATCGTGCGGCGCTCGGCGTCGCTGCTGAACGCGCATATCGATCCGAACGGCGCGCTGGAAATCGCGAAGCGCTCGCGCGGCACGCCTCGGATCGCGAACCGGCTGCTGCGCCGCGTGCGTGACTTCGCGGAAGTGAAGGCCGACGGCCAGATCACGGCGGCCGTTGCCGATGCCGCGCTCGCGATGCTCGACGTCGATCCGGTCGGCTTCGACCTGATGGACCGCAAGCTGCTCGAGGCGATCCTGTACAAGTTCGACGGCGGCCCGGTCGGGATCGACAACCTCGCGGCGGCGATCGGCGAGGAGCGCGACACGATCGAGGACGTGCTCGAGCCGTACCTGATCCAGCAGGGTTTCCTGCAGCGCACGCCGCGCGGGCGTGTCGCGACGCAGCTCACGTATCGCCACTTCGGGCTCTCCGTGCCCGACACCGGCCGTGCCGAGCGCGGCGGAACGTGGGACGCCCCCGACGGCGGGAAGTAACCGCCACAGCAGCCATGACGACACCGCCCAGCCACCCCTCCGCACCCGCACCGGGCCCACGCTGGGCCGAGCCGATCCGCAAGCGGCTCGTGGCAGGCATCACGCACCTGACCGTGGGCGGCGGCGGCCCGTCGCTCGATCTGTCGTCGCCGCCGGGCGATCCGGGGCTGTTCGGCCCCGATGCGATCTGCTGGCGCGTGCACGCCGACTTCACGTCGATGATGACGGGCGGCATCGCCGCACTGCTGCTGCAGGCGCTTCATCCGCTCGCACTCGCAGGCGTCTGGGATCATTCGTCGTTTCGCACCGACATTCTCGGCCGGTTGCGGCGCACCGCCACGTTCATCACGGGCACGACATTCGGCAGTCGCGCAGACGCACTCGCGCTGATCGAGCGCGTGAAATCGATCCACGCGCGCATCTCGGGTACCGCGCCCGACGGCCGGCCTTACCGCGCCGACGATCCAGCGTTGCTGACCTGGGTACATGTCGCGGAAGTGTCGAGTTTCCTGGCCGCGCATCTGTGCTACGTGAATCCGGCGTTGCCGGGTGAGCTGCAGGATCGCTACTACGCCGAAACTGCATTGATCGCCGAACTGCTCGGCGCACACGAGGTGCCGCGTTCGCGCGCCGAAGTGAGCGCTTATCTTGCGCGCATGCAGCCCGAGCTCGAGGCCGGTCCGCACACCTTCGAGGTGATGTCCATCCTGCTGAACGTACCGGTTGCGCGCCCCACGCTGCGGCCGGCCGCGTCGCTGATGATGCATGCGGGGATCGACCTGCTGCCGCCGTGGGCGCAGCACATGCTCGGCGTATCGACGTTCGCGCCGCTGCGGCGCGCGGTGGTCCGGCCCGGCGTAAGGGCCGTCGCGCCCGTACTGCGGTGGGCCCTCGTCAACGGCGCGTCAAAACGTGCGCGCCGTCGCGCGACTGCAACCCCGCCCGCCTGACGATCCTATTTCTCCGATCATTTCAATCAGCTGTCAAATTTCCGTGACAAGCTGACGGGCTTGCACCCGCGCACGGTCGCACGCCCCGCGTGTTCACGACCCGCGCGGCGTCCCGCCCACCCGACCGACACCCGATGCCCGCGATGCCACGCCTGCCGATCCGTTTCGCCCTTGCCGCCAGCCTGTCCGCCGTCTTCGCCCTCGCCGCTTGCGGAGGCGACGATGTCACCGCCGTCGCGCGCACGGACGCGCAAACGCCGCCCGTCGGCACCCCGACGACGCCCGCCCCCACGCCGCAACCGGGCCAATGGAAAACCGCCCGCACGGGCGACCTGATCGACGTGACGCTCGGCGATCTCCATCCGACACAGGGTGCGATCGGCTACGACCAGATTTACTACAAGCTCGGCCGCTACGAACTGCAGCCGGACAAGAAATTCGACGACTTCTGCACGGACGAAGGTCTCGGCGGCGTCGCGTCGAGCGGCTACACGGCGAAGTCGACGCTGCGCGAGCCTGCCAGCTACGCGTGCGCGAAGACCGACGCCAACGCGCGCGACCGCTCGGTGCTGAACCCCGTCGTGATCGGCCCGAACGGCGATGCGCTGTACCTGACCGACGGCCACCACGGCCTGTCGACCTACTACGAGACGCCCGACGGCGGTCCCGCGCTGCACGTGCACGTCGTCGTCAAGGACAACCTCAGCGACTATTCGGGTGACGCGTTCTGGCAACAGATGCAAAACCGCGGTTACGTGCGCCTCAAGAATGGCGAAGGCAAGCCGATCACGGCCGCGCAACTGCCGACCGGGCTCGGCCTGAAACTCGGGATGACGAACGACCGCTACCGGTCGCTCGTCTATTTCACACGCGACATCGGCTACAGCAAACCCGCGCAATCCACCGACTACCTCGAGTTCTACTGGGCCGACTGGCTGCGCGCGCAACCGGGCACGTTCTCGCTCGCCAACTACGACCTGACGCGCGCCGGCGCGACCGATCCCGATCCGGCGAAGGCCGACACGGGCTACCTGAACGCGGTGTGGAATGCGTCGACCCGAATGGTCGCGGCGACGGACCCGGTGATCGACGGCAAGACAGGCGCCGATCTCGGGCGCGCCGACGCCATCAACGGCGGGAAGAAGTACAACAAGGGGGAGTTCGACAAGCTGCGCCAGCCGATCACGGCCGACAAGCCCGGCAAGATCGCATACGCGCTCGACTACAAGAAGCGCCACGCGCTGCCGCAGTAAGCCGGTTCCCGCACGGCCCCGGCCGACGGGGCCTGCGCGCCCGGACTCAGAGCACCTTGCGGTACCCGTCGTCGTCGCTCGCGGCGTCCAGGTGAGACACGTCGGCCCACTGCACGACCTGCGCGCGGCCATCCACGTAGTCGACGACGTTGATGCTCGTGTTGAGCAACTGATAGTTGCGCGGCGCCGACAGATCGAGCCCGTTCGCGAAGCGATACACGCAATCGAGCACGCCACCGTGTGCGACGCATGCGATCCGGCCGCCCGGATGCGCGGCGAC
This genomic interval carries:
- the ruvB gene encoding Holliday junction branch migration DNA helicase RuvB, encoding MIETDKLATEQRIIAATPTSSHEEVFERALRPRQLDDYVGQEKVRGQLEIFIEAAKRRSEPLDHVLLFGPPGLGKTTLAHIIAREMGVNLRQTSGPVLERAGDLAALLTNLEANDVLFIDEIHRLSPVVEEILYPALEDYQIDIMIGEGPAARSVKLDLQPFTLVGATTRAGMLTNPLRDRFGIVARLEFYDADQLSRIVRRSASLLNAHIDPNGALEIAKRSRGTPRIANRLLRRVRDFAEVKADGQITAAVADAALAMLDVDPVGFDLMDRKLLEAILYKFDGGPVGIDNLAAAIGEERDTIEDVLEPYLIQQGFLQRTPRGRVATQLTYRHFGLSVPDTGRAERGGTWDAPDGGK
- a CDS encoding oxygenase MpaB family protein; translated protein: MTTPPSHPSAPAPGPRWAEPIRKRLVAGITHLTVGGGGPSLDLSSPPGDPGLFGPDAICWRVHADFTSMMTGGIAALLLQALHPLALAGVWDHSSFRTDILGRLRRTATFITGTTFGSRADALALIERVKSIHARISGTAPDGRPYRADDPALLTWVHVAEVSSFLAAHLCYVNPALPGELQDRYYAETALIAELLGAHEVPRSRAEVSAYLARMQPELEAGPHTFEVMSILLNVPVARPTLRPAASLMMHAGIDLLPPWAQHMLGVSTFAPLRRAVVRPGVRAVAPVLRWALVNGASKRARRRATATPPA
- a CDS encoding ParB/Srx family N-terminal domain-containing protein, with translation MPRLPIRFALAASLSAVFALAACGGDDVTAVARTDAQTPPVGTPTTPAPTPQPGQWKTARTGDLIDVTLGDLHPTQGAIGYDQIYYKLGRYELQPDKKFDDFCTDEGLGGVASSGYTAKSTLREPASYACAKTDANARDRSVLNPVVIGPNGDALYLTDGHHGLSTYYETPDGGPALHVHVVVKDNLSDYSGDAFWQQMQNRGYVRLKNGEGKPITAAQLPTGLGLKLGMTNDRYRSLVYFTRDIGYSKPAQSTDYLEFYWADWLRAQPGTFSLANYDLTRAGATDPDPAKADTGYLNAVWNASTRMVAATDPVIDGKTGADLGRADAINGGKKYNKGEFDKLRQPITADKPGKIAYALDYKKRHALPQ